The following is a genomic window from Manihot esculenta cultivar AM560-2 chromosome 9, M.esculenta_v8, whole genome shotgun sequence.
TTATTTGATGAACTTTATATATCAATAAGTTTTAGCTCTGATGATATTATGATATTCTTTTGAATGTTTTACAATTGGAATTCATTCGTGTTCAAAGTACATTCTTGTTGCATGGAGCTAAAGATGGGTCTTGTTCTCCTGTGTCATAATTATtacaagaaaaagagaaaaaagaaaagggaaaagagAAGGGGTCTATTCTCCATAACAGGATCATGATTCATGAGAGACAAACAGGGTACAGTAGAGAGACTGGTGGGTACATGCATATTGAAACTGCTTTCTGCTAATACATATGCTCCCACCAACTTGGTCTGCAACAGGGCAACTTCATTATCAGTTCATTTCATATGTCATCTGCCACAACCCACCATCAAAATACTCCCCAGAaaaagagagacagagagagacaAGCATCACCGATATTAATGTATATTTTATTGGATGGTTACAAGAAGACAATAGATATCAGTTGGTGTACGTCTGGTCTCTCAGTCGATGGATATCATCAGCAGGCAACTGCTATATTATATGGAGAAATTTGTGTGACGTATATACATGCACGTGCATATATACCACATAGATGATATATCTCACTGGAATTGGAGGAAAAAGAGCATTAAGAGCTTTAATACAGATTGACCGTGTCTCCCAGGGCCCAATCCACAACATGGACCTGCAATTCCTGGCTATGGTGGTTTGATTTGGTTTCAGCCCAAATGAATTGAAAAAGGCCTCGTATAATGGGCATCATCAATCTAAACTGATTAATCAAAGTTTCAATCAAAGAGTAAACAACAAAGTTGGGACCCAGGTTAAAACATCATGATCTATTCTAGACAGCAAAGCTTCCAAGAATTCAGAATTCCCCACTTCACATGCTCATTAATCTTTATCATCACAATCACATAGCTTTATAACCCATGCCCCTAATCTTTGTTTGGCCATTTGCTTTTATAGCAAAAACAATACGTCAGTGAGCCTTTCTGCTATGTGTGTTATCTATAACTAACACCATTACTGCTTAACCCGAATGCATCATTCAAAATGGCCCAACTCTAATCATTTTTCTTCTCTCGATTGAGCTTTGTATGCTTTCTCTGGCATGCCTTAAAGCATCAAGAACTTCACTAATGCTTCTGTTCATTATCTTCAACTCACTGCTCTTGGTGGGTTCTGCCATAGTACTCGCACTCACAGGAACTAATGCCAATGAGTTATCCACATAATCTTCATTATCACTCTCCCTTGTTCTTCCATTTCTCTCCATACCAGCTTCTAACTTTGGATAGCTGAATATACAATTCATCTACACTTGGATTAAACAAATCCCATCATGCAAATATGAGTTTAATAAAAGAGATCATTGCAGGTTGAATTTGGGTTACCTCTGAGAATTTAGAGGGCAGTGGTAGCTAGATTTGTGAAGGGGAGAATCTTTGAGATGAGGATCAGAGTTGGAATCTGAAGTATCTCGAATGCTTGAATTCTCCTTCATATCTTCAAAGCCTTTGGGGCCCGAAGTGCTAGCAGATGATGTGCAAGAAGACCCACAATTCTCATATGAACCTGACTGATCTAATCCCTCTAATGCGGTAGAACTTTTCAAAGACTCGAGCTTCTTCTTCAAAAATTTAAGCTTATTTTCAGCTTTTTCCCTCAGCTTCGTCTCTTCTCTGAGTTTATTCTCCAGCTCTATTAACTGTAAAAAAGAAATCAGAGACATCATAAATCAGTACACTGTAGATACATGCTTCGTAACATCGATGAATTAGTACCCAGTAGAGGAAAAAGAACAGACCTTATTACCCATGAGTTGTGCTTCCTCTTTAGCAGCCCTTGAAGCTTGTCTCTCTGCAAGCAATCTTCCTCTTAGACATTCTAAAGTCCTCAAGCTATCATCTCCTTCCATTTTCTTCTTGACACTGTCACCGAGAGATGACCCAGATCACAATGTGAGAAACAAGATGGaagggaaagaaaaagaaggcaGATTTAAGAAGAACCCACCTCCAGCTTTTGTCTTCCTTTGCAGTAgttgtcattttttttttcttatagcAGCTTGATGAGCTTAATAATAAGCAAGGACCAAAACTGcagaagagagaaagagaagggaagacccacctccaccttaccactgtttctgattttttttgtttttttttttatccaatctaaaattgtaaaaattttCATGAAGAAAGAAAACTTTGTTTAGGAAGACTAATAATTAAGTTGCTGCAAATAGAAGGATGTAGATATCCTTGCTTTCTTCATTTGCTATACAAATTATTACTATTCTAACAACTTTGTTTCATATAAAGAAAAAACCAGTGTCATTATTTTTGATAGTATGGCTCCATTACATAGTATATGCaatataatataaagaaaaaacgttttttttagaaaaaaaaagaacattTAATTTAAGAATAAATGAAATCTGATGGTC
Proteins encoded in this region:
- the LOC110623641 gene encoding uncharacterized protein LOC110623641; this encodes MTTTAKEDKSWSVKKKMEGDDSLRTLECLRGRLLAERQASRAAKEEAQLMGNKLIELENKLREETKLREKAENKLKFLKKKLESLKSSTALEGLDQSGSYENCGSSCTSSASTSGPKGFEDMKENSSIRDTSDSNSDPHLKDSPLHKSSYHCPLNSQSYPKLEAGMERNGRTRESDNEDYVDNSLALVPVSASTMAEPTKSSELKIMNRSISEVLDALRHARESIQSSIERRKMIRVGPF